The Chitinibacter bivalviorum genomic interval CCTTGCATCGGGCGTACAAAGTGCCAGATTTCTTTAAATGGCACCGCAGGCGAATTCAAACTTTCGCTCACACGACCGGCAAATTCAACACTCGCCACCATGCGACCACCTTCATCAACAGCCTCGATCACCTGCAGATTCAACTCAGGGAATTCAGCCAAATCTTGATTGCCACCGATTTCATCCTTGAGCTGGGCAAACAGCTCTGGCGTCATATAACGGCGCATTTCTTCTACCTGGTCGGGCGAATTCAAGGCTTGCATATGCAAGAAGCTGGCTCGTGCTTGGCGCAAAAATGCCGCTGCATCAGTGCCATCTGGCAAACGCGTGATTGGTGTTGCAGGCGCTGAATAGGTGCCACCTGCGCCTTGTCCAATCCGGAAACCACCGCTCAAATCCTGACCTTGCGGTGCAGATTGAAACGCGTGTGGTTGACTCGCTGGCGCTGCTTGCGCTGGGTTCATCGCTGGTACGCCGGCATAAGCATGTGATTGGGCCACAGGTTTGGTATTGCGACGACGCAGCAGCATGACACCACCCGCCGTTAATGCGCCGAGCAAGAGTAAAGTGCCCCACGGAATACCACCATCGCCTTGCGCCGAGCCCGAAGCATTATTGCCCAGCATATAACCGAGCAAACCACCAGCCGCTAAGCCACCTAACACGCCGCCCATCATGCCCATGCCACTGCGTTTTTGCTGCGCTGGAACTGGTTGCATTGGCGCTGGCTGCTGAGGCTGAGCCTGACGTTGTGGCGCCGGAGCCGCCTGACGCTGCATCCCTGTCGAGCGCCCACCACCGATGCGTTTAGCCTCGGCAATGTGGCTGGCAAACAAGGTCGTACTCATCAAAACCACCATCAAGGTCTGACTAAATCGAGCCATATTAATTTCTATCCTTAAAAATTAAACCGCATTTTGTATGCCTACTTAGTGTGGGCATACGTGCACAAGTTCAATCATGGGCCATAAATAAATCATATTGGAGCACATACAATAAAGGGTATGCTTCACCAAACCAAGTGAAACATACCCTTCAGGCACATACCAATGCAGGTATCAAATTGAAATTAGCTAGTGCGATGACCGCGTTCGATGGTGACACCAACCCGCGCCACATCTTTGAGGATGTTAAGCTTAGTCACCGAAACCTTAATCCACGGCGCGCCAAAATCATGCAGCAAAATATGGGCAATGTGTTCAGCCAATGCTTCAAGCAATAAAAAGTGCTTTTCAGCCATGACCGCGCGCAAATGCGTCACCACCTTATCGTAATCAATCGTATCGACCAGATCATCGCTGACACAGGCCCGCGCCGATGGCAAGCCGATCTCCAGATCCAGCTCCACCGCTTGCGACTGGGTGCGCTCCCAGTCATACCAGCCGATTACTGTTTCGGCGCGCACTTGCTGCAAATAAATAATGTCCATATCGGATCGCCCCTCTGCCCTTGCGCTCACGTGGTTGAATCGTTTGAGGGCATTAGCAGATTAGCTTAGAATCAAAAGCTCATGATTGTAGTGGAATTCGGGATGAACCTCACCTTAGTAATTTTCATCATTGCCGCTTATCTGATCGGCTCTTTATCGTTTGCCGTGATAGTAAGTCGGGTCATGGGCTTGGCCGACCCACGCAGCTATGGCTCAAACAACCCCGGCGCGACCAATGTACTGCGCTCGGGCAATAAAAAAGCCGCCGCCCTCACGCTACTGGGTGATGCGCTCAAAGGCTGGGTCGCCGTGTTTATCGCCCAGCAACTTGCACCAACTTTCGGTTTAGGCGCTACACCAGTGTTTGAACAAACCATTGCGGCCGTGGCACTGGCCGTCACAATTGGCCATATGTGGCCGATCTTTTTTAGCTTCAAAGGTGGCAAAGGCGTGGCCACCGCGGCGGGGATTTTGCTGGCACTCAATGGCTGGCTGGGTTTGGCAACTTTGGGAATTTGGCTGTTCGTGGCGAAAGGCTTAAAAATTTCTTCGCTCTCCGCCATTGCCGCTGCGATTGCTGCGCCGTTTTTATGCTGGTGGCTATTGCCCGTACCCGTCTATATCGCCGCCGTAATTGCGATTAGTGCTCTGCTCATTGTGCGTCACAAGCAAAATATCATCGGCTTGCTCAGCGGCAAGGAAGGCAAAATCGGCGAGAAAGCTTGATGTTTTCCTAGCAGAATAAAAAAACCGAGCACTAGGCTCGGTTTTTTTATGCGTGCAAGACTTAGCTCGATTGTTTAGTGTGGTCGCGCACAATTCGTGCTTTATCCCGCTGCCATTCGCGATCTTTCTCGGTTTGGCGTTTATCGTGTTGCTTTTTACCTTTAGCAACGCCGATTTCCAATTTGATATAGCCGCGTGTGAAATGCATATTCACTGGCACAATGGTATAACCCGCGCGATCAACTTTGATCGCCAGTTTTTCGATTTCGCGTTGCTTGAGCAGCAATTTGCGCGTGCGTACGACATCGGGCAAGACGTGCGATGACGCATTAATCAGCGGGGAAATATGGCAACCGAACAGCCAGAAGTCGCCATTTTTATAAATCACGTACGATTCTTTGAGCTGCACGCGGCCGGCTCGGATCGATTTCACTTCCCAGCCTTCCAGAACAATGCCCGCTTCGAGCCGTTCTTCAATAAAATATTCGTGAAACGCCTTACGGTTGTCGGCGATGACCATGCCGTATCATCCTAGTACTGCAAAAAGAAAGAATTCTATCACTCTCAAGACACTGCTGACCATGAAACGTATTTTTTGCCTATATACCGGCGGCACCATTGGCTGTGTCGACAGCCCCAACGGCCTCATACCCCAGCATGGTATTTTGCCAAAGTTAATTTCTGATTTGGCCTGTAGCCATATACCTTCGATAGAGGTGACCTTGCATGAATATGCACAGGCGCTTGATTCGGCGGCCATGACGCCGACCCATTGGCGACATATCGCCTGCGACATTGCCGAGCGAGTCAAGCACTACGACGGGTTTGTCGTGCTGCATGGCACCGACACGATGGCGTGGACAGGCGCTGCGCTGCATTGGCAACTCGAAAATATCCACAAGCCGGTGATTTTAACGGGCGCGCAACGCCCCTGGATTCATGCAGGCAGCGATGCGCCAGCCAATATGCAACTTGCCCTTGAAACTGCGGCGTCGGATATCACAGGCGTGCACGTGGCCTTTGGCGGTTTGGTATTACCCGCCCATTGCGTCAAGAAACTCGATGCCGATCACGATACGGCCTATGGGGCGCCCAACGCCGCGCACACCAACGCCATGCCGACGGATCAATTTGCACTGCGCGCAATTAATCCTGCCCTCAACATTCTGGCGCTCAAGCTCTATCCAGGTTGCGAGAATGCGATCGCCAGCATGATCCAAACTCAAACGTGGGACGGCATGGTGATCGAGAGCTATGGCAGCGGTAATTTACCCAGCCATGACGGTTTAACGCAGGCACTCAATGAGCAAGCCCAGCGCGGCGCCATCATCATTAATTGCACGCAATGCATTGCCGGTGAAGTCCGCCAAGGGCTCTATGCCACAGGCGATGTCTTTAACACTCTGGGCGCTTGGCCCGCCGGACGGCGTACGGTCGAAGCCGCAAGGACCTGGCTCTACACGCACCTAGGGCGCTCTGACAAAGAAGTTTTACGGCAGGCGTGGCAATCTGTTGCCAGTCTGTGATATAGTCGCGGCCTGTTGTGATTTGGCGCTCGCTAAATTGCAACGCCACGATTCTTTGCTGTGATTTTTCACATTAAAGGCTTCGACGGCGGGTCTCCCCGCATAGCTAGAAGGTGAACCTGGTCAGGTCCGGAAGGAAGCAGCCACAGCTTTTGATGCTAGTGCCGGGGGTCGGGCTCGCCACCTCTCCCTTTGTTTTCATCCGATTTGCAGTTTTACAGCCAATATACGTCGGCATGTATTCGCACGCATATAAGCATTTAAAAGCCTTTGCGCTCAATACCCCTGCAAGACTCTCCATCATCTATTCGCACCTTACGATTTATTGCGCCACATCAAAGCGGTAGCCGCCACAAAAGCGCACTATTCGTTTCGCAAGCTGATGCTTCGTGTATCTCCAGTGGTCATTGAGCGCCGATCTTTTGATCGGCGTTTTTTTTCGCCTAATTTCTTGTTTCTTGCCTCTCCCCACTGCATAATCGCCCGACTAATTCTTGGCGAGCCCGCAGATGAAATTTCTTTTCGACCTCTTTCCTATCCTCTTGTTTTTTGGCGCATATAGCTACACCGATGACATTTTCTTTGCCACGGGTGTAACGATTGCCGCGACTATTGCACAAGTGGCCTATTGCTGGATTCGCCATCGTCATGTCGACAAAATGCTGTGGATTAGTTTGGTCCTGATTACGGTGATGGGTGGGCTCACGATTATTTTCCACAACAAACAATTCATCATGTGGAAACCGACCGTGCTGTACTGGCTATTTAGCGTGGTTTTGCTGGGCGCTTGGCACCTTAAACAAAACAACCTAATCGAAAAATTAATGGGTGGTTCGATGGAGCTGCCGCGTCCGATCTGGACCAATGTCATGTACGCCTGGGTCTTGTTTTTTCTGATTATGGGCGCACTTAATATCTATGTTTTTCACACCTTCTCTGAAGCACTGTGGGTGAAATTCAAAGTGTTTGGTACTTTGGTACTGACTTTGGTCTTCGTTGTGGCGCAAAGTGTTTATTTATCCAAACACATCGTGCCCGAGCAAGATGAAAAACCCACCGATTCTGAATAAAAAATAAGGAATTTGTATGCCTTTATATGCCATCATTGGCACCGATAAAGCAGACTCGCTGGCCGATCGCCTCGCAGTACGCCCAGCGCATTTGGCTCGGATGGAAATCCTAAAAAATGAAGGTCGTTTGATTTTAGCCGGCCCGTTTCCTGCGATCGATCATGTCGATCCAGGCCCGGCCGGGTTTAGTGGCAGCCTGATTGTGGCGGAATTTGCCAGCCTTTCAGAGGCGCAAAGCTGGGCCAGTGAAGACCCTTACACCACAAATGGCATTTTTACCGAAGTCGTGGTAAAACCCTTCCGTCATGTTTTACCTTAAGAGTCTGGTATCATGAGCATCGCCGAAGAAATCCGCGCCCGTTTGAGTGCCTTAAACGCTGAAAGCATTGAGCTTTTTGACGATAGCGCCTCACACGCTGGCCACGCTGGCGCAGCCGGCGGCGGTGGGCATTTTGAATTAACCGTCGTATCGAACGAGTTTGTCGGCAAAAAGTCATTGGAGCGGCACCGGATGGTGTACCAACCTTTAGCTGACTTGATTCCGCATCGCATACACGCCCTCAGTATCCGCGCTTTAACACCGGATGAATTTTGATTTAGCTGTTTTTATTTACGAAGGAAATCGAATGTTTAAAGCAAACCGTTTGGCCTTGGCTGTTGCTGCTGTTAGCTTGTCAGCTGGTGTATTCGCAGCGCCAGCAGGCACTTTGGCCACAGTAAATGGTGTAGCAATTCCGGCAGCGCGCGCTGACCTGTTTGTAAAAGATCTGGCACAACGCGGCCAGAAAGACACGCCAGAACTGCGTGCTAAAGTCAAAGATGAATTGATCAAAAACGAAGTGGTTTACCAAGAAGCGCTGAAAAAAGGCGTTGAGAAAAACCCTGATCTGATCGCGCAAATGGAAATGATGAAACAGCGTCTGGTGATTGGTGCTTTTGTTAGCCAGTACGTGAAAGCTAACCCAATTACTGATGCTGAAGTACGCAAAGAATACGACAAAATCAAAGTTAACTTCGGCGGCAAAGAATACAAAGCTCGTCACATTCTGGTGGCAACAGAACCAGAAGCTAACGCTATCTTGGCTGATTTGAAAAAAGGCAAAAAGTTTGAAGACTTGGCCAAAGACAAATCAATGGACAAAGGCAGCGGCAGCAACGGCGGCGATTTGGGTTGGGCTAATCCAAACAACTTCGTGAAAGAATTTAGCGAAGCAATGACCAAAATGCCTAAAGGCAAAATCAGCGAAAAAGCTGTGAAAACGCAATTTGGCTTCCACATCATCAAAGTGGACGACGTTCGTGATGCCAAAGGTCCTTCTTACGAAGAAGTAAAACCACAATTGGAACAGCAAATGCAAGCTCAGCGTATCCAAAAAATGGTGGAAGACTTGGTAGCTAAAGCGAAAATCGCTGAGTAATTTTCAGCTTTGACGCCTCGCACATAAAAAAACCGGATCATTGATCCGGTTTTTTTATCGCTCAATTGCGGCTTATTTTTTAGCTGGAGCGCTCGCTTTTGGCGCTGCGGTTGCTTTTGGTGCTGCAGTAGTAGCTTTAGCAGCTTCTGGTTTAGCGGTCGCTTTCGCTGCAGCAGCAGGCGCAGCAACTTTGCCGCCAACACTGATCTCGCCTTTGATTTTGGCGTAAGTACCTTCTTTGATGCCAGGCACTTTCATAATGTCCTCAGGGGTTTTGAATGCGCCGTTTTTGTTACGGTATTCAATAATGTCTTTCGCTTTTTCTGGGCCGATGCCTTTCAGTGATTCAAGTTGTTGCTGATTGGCCGTATTGAGATCAACCGCAGCCCAAGCTGAGCCCATTAATGCCACGCTAGTCACAACAGCCAATAGTAGTTTTTTCAACATTGCTTTCCCCTAAAATATGAGTTATTGGACAAAAATTTTCACGCAAGGCACTCAGCCGAAGATCAGTACAAATCGTGCTGCAAGGCATTGTTACTCAGCGTGGGAATTTTTGCTTTACTACTTAGTTTGAATACGTAAGCGATTTACGTGTGCTTACTATAGCATTGACGACAAATAAAACCAGCAATCGTCAGCACTTGTTAAGGATTTGTTATGTTTACCCCAGATCAAACAGTCCAGCATTACGAAAACTTCCCCGTGGGGTCTTTTCTCTTGCCCAAAGCCTTTCGCAAGCCGATTGCGGTGGTCTATCACGTCGCGCGCTATGCCGATGATCTGGCGGATGAAGGCGATGCATTGGCTCAAGATCGCATTGCGGCGCTGAATGAATGCAGCGCTGAATTGCAGCGCATTGAGCTAGGCCAAACGCCTCTGACCGCTCGGTTTCAAGCGCTCTCGGCTGTGGTGGCGCAATATCAAATCCCCTTGCAATTGTTTGAAGATCTGTTTTCCGCTTTTCGACAAGATGTCGTGAAAACCCGCTATCAAAATTTTGGTGAAGTCATCGATTATTGCCGCCGTTCAGCCAACCCCGTTGGGCGTATTCTGCTGCATATTTTCGGCTTTACCGATGCCAAAATGCTGGCGCAATCCGATGGCATTTGTACCGCACTGCAATTAATTAACTTCTGGCAAGATGTCGCGATCGACTTGAAAAAAGACCGCATCTACCTGCCACAGGATGAATTAGCCAAATTTGGCCTCACTGAAGCTATGCTCTTTGCTGGCCAAACCAGCCCCGCCTTTGCGCGCCTGCTGGCTTATCAATGCGATCGCAGCCGTAAAATGCTGCGAGCCGGGTCGCCACTGGGTGTCGCCTTGCCGGGACGCATTGGGCTAGAGATTCGAACCATCGTGCTCTCGGCCGATCGCATCATTAGCAAACTGAAAGCAGTGAATTACGACGTGTATACTGCACGCCCCACGCTGGGCAGCCTCGATTGGCCGATTATTTTGTATCAGGCGATCAAAGCTGGCTTTGTGAAACCTTCCGCCCCTCCAACTTGCCATTAATTTGAATGAAAATTACCCAATCTCAGCAACGCGCTTTTATTCGCTTATTCACCGCCAGCAACTGGAAGCAACGTCTTTCAGCGCTGATTATTGTGGCGCTCGCCATCTGGAGCTGGACGAATCAAACCCCAAGCGCACCAGGCGCAATCACGGCCAACAGCACGGTCACAGGCGAAGTGGTGAGCGTCGCCGATGGCGATACCATTACTTTGCTCGATCAGGATAAAAAGCAGTACAAATTGCGCTTGGCTTATATTGATGCCCCAGAAAAAGCAATGCCTTTCGGGCAAGCAGCGAAACAGCAATTATCTGAACTGGTCTATCGACAAGAAGTCACCGCGCATATTGACGAAGTGGATCGCTACGGCCGCGGCGTGGCGCGCATCGAAAAAGATCAGCGCGATATTAATCTGGCGCAACTGAGCGCAGGCTACGCTTGGCATTACACGCAATATGCGCGTAAATCGCAAAGTGGTGCTGATTTTGCCGCGTATGAAGCCGCCCAAGCCGCTGCTCAGCAGCAGCAAAAAGGGCTGTGGGCCGATGCCAACCCCACCCCGCCTTGGGATTGGCGCAAAAGCAATCGCTAAGAACACTGGATAGGATTTCCAAATTGAAAATACGCACCGTCATTCTGGCTTTATCGCTGCTGTGCGCAGTGGCCTTTGGATTATTTTTTACCATCATGCAGGAAAAGGAACGTGATGGTCATTGGCCATGGCCATTGAATGGCCAGATACACAACCAAAGTGATGTAGTGATTCAAGTTTGGGATGATGATCATGGCCACTACAGTGTGGCGGCCAAATCAGAAAGTAGCCGAAATTTGGATATCGATCACGCGAAAGAGCCCGGTACAGGGCGCTGGTGCAAGCTGGGCGAGCACACGCTCATCGTTGCACCGAACGGGCGATTTGAAAACTGCCCGTGCTATGCACTCAAAGAAGGGCGACCTTGCATTAAATTCTGAGGCTTCTCAAAAATACAAAGGGTATATTCATGAAGCCCTTCATCTAATTTGGTTTCAATGATATACCCAACATATCTATTCAATAGCAACGCTGAGCAATTGCTGGGTATAAACTGATTGGGGCTGCTGAAAAACAGCATCAATCTCGCCCTGCTCTTGCACCACGCCTGCGCGCAGCACAATCACCCGATGCGCCATCGCCCGCACTACCGCCAGATCATGGCTCACCAAGATATAACTCAAACCACGCTGGCGCTGTAGATCGGCCAATAACTGCAAAATCTGTTGCTGTATCGTGGCATCCAGCGCCGAGGTCGGCTCATCCAAGATCAAAATGCGCGGCGAAATAATCAAGGCACGCGCAATGGCAATACGCTGCCGCTGCCCGCCCGAAAATTCATGCGGAAAACGATCCATCATTTCAGCGCTCAGCCCCACTTCTAGCAAGGCCTGCGCCGCACGCTGGCGACGCTCGCTCGCGCTCAATGTCGGCTGATGAACCCGCAAACCCTCAGCAACAATCTCGGCCACGCTCATCCGTGGCGATAAGGCGGCAAATGGGTCTTGAAAAACGATTTGTATTTCGCGCCGTGCCGTGCGCAGGGCATCGCCACTCAAAGCGTCAAAACGCTCGCCATTCAGATCAACCTCGCCCCCCGTTCGCCCTGCTTGCAGTAAGCGCAAGAGCGAAAGCACCAGCGTGGTTTTACCGCTGCCGGACTCACCCACCACCGCCAACGTCTCGCCCGCTTGTAGCGTTAAATCGATAGGCTGCAACACCGTGACCCATGCTTTCTGCCAGAAATAGCGCCCCGCCTGACTGTAGGCATGGCTCAGTTGACGCACGAGCAGGCTGGCAGGCTGCGGCGCAGGCTGCAACGCAGCCATCCGCTGTGGGCGGGCCGCGAGGAGGGTTTGCGTGTAATGATGCTGTGGCGCGGCAAACAAGGCTTCTGTGGGGCCATACTCCACAATTTGCCCCCGCTGCATCACCGCCACATGATCGCCCTCTTGATTGCAAAAGCGCCGCACCAGATTCAAATCATGCGAAATCAGCAGCACGGCCATATTTCGTTCGCGCTGAATATCGGCCAGCAAAGTCAGAATTTGCGCCTGCACGGTCACATCCAGCGCGGTCGTTGGCTCATCGGCAATCAGAATCTCGGGCTCACCCGCCAAGGCCATGGCGATCATCACGCGCTGGCGCTGGCCGCCCGAAAGCTGGTGTGGAAAGCGATTTAGCTTGTCAGCGGCATCCGATATACCGGTACGGAGTAATAGCTCAATCGCCCGCTGGTTCGCCGTTTTGGTCGAATACCCCATAGACATCAGCAAAATTTCACTAATCTGCTGGCCTACGGTCTGCAAAGGATTCAAGGCCGTCATCGGCTCTTGAAAAATCATCGCGATCCGCCGCCCACGGATTTCGCGCAATAGCGCATTGGGTGCACCCAGCAGCTCTTGGCCGGCATATTGAATTGCACCCGAGCCTAAGACATGGCGATCCAGTTGCAAAATCGATCGCGCCAAGACGCTTTTACCCGAGCCAGATTCGCCCACCAAGGCGAGTTTTTCACCCGCTTTGAGCGTTAAATTAACTTCTCGCACCACCGGCTCGGCCTGCGCACCAAATCGCAGCGTCAGATTTTGCAATTGCAATAAGGCGTCGCTCACTGCGCCACCTTGGGCTCAATCGGCGTGTCCGCGACGCCAGCCATCATATAGCGATTGCGCCCACCCGCTTTGGCCTGATACATCGCACCATCGGCTTGCTGTAACCAGCTCGCTGGCGAGCGTAAATCAGGCTCCCACGGCGCGATGCCGATACTGCCACCCAGCGGCAGCAGTTGATCCTTATACCAAACTGGCTCGGCTAATTTGGCCAAGATTTTGTCTGCGACCAATGTGATTTCGTCTTTCGAGCTAATCCCGCGAAACATAATGACGAACTCATCGCCGCCGAGGCGGCACACCAGATCGCCTTTGCGCACCAAAGCCCTAAAACGACGCGCAATTTCAATCAACAAAGCATCGCCAGCAGCATGACCATATTCGTCATTCACATTTTTGAAAAAGTCCAAATCGATTAGAAACACCACGGTATTGATCGCTTCTTCATGTGGATTTTTTAAGATTTGGCGTAATTTATTGATCAGATCAAGCCGATTTGATAGGCCAGTGAGTGGGTCTTCAAAAGCCAATTTGCGCATTTTCTGATTGCGCTCGGCCATTTTCTCGGCGTTTTCCGATACCCGTTGGCGCATCGTCCACAGGCGCATCTGATGGCTTTGCAAACGCTGCACAACGTTAATCCCAACAACAGTAACAAGAGCCAACACCAAGAGTGCAGCGGCACACGGCAAAAATGGCCAGACACTCGCCGTCAAAATACCCGCGATCACGGCCGCATTAGCGAGCGCAGCCAAGGCATAACGGGGCGTGGGCAATCCGGCCAGCAGCAATAACACCGGTGGCAACACAAAAGGCAAGATCAGCGCTGAAGGCGGCACAGCGTCTTTCATCTGCCAAGCCCAAAGCCCAGACAGCGCAATCGGCAGCACAACGGCCAGCGTCACCAGCCGCAGCTCCCATTCCAACTGCTCCTGATGCAAAGCCCAAGCCGCGCGAAAAAAAGCAGCGGAAGAAATCAGCGGCAATACCCACACCTGCCACCAAGACCAGTCCAGCTGCAAAAGCAATAATGGCAGCAATAAAGACAAGCATGCCAAGCTAAGCGCCAAATGTTCGCGCTGTAGCCGGCGCTCGCGTTTGACGCGTGCAGAGTGCCGCTGCAAGCCTTCGTCATTGGGGCGCAAAGCAGCAAGCTCGGTGGGTGACTCCAGCGTGGGAGACAATAAATCAGGCCTCATAAAACGGGTATCCCGCAAGATTGATGGCAATGGTTAGTCGCGTTAGTTTAGCGTTTAATGTTGGATGAAAAAACCTAACGCCTTGTTCAGCACCGCATTTAAGGCGTATTTGCGTAATTTAGCTATCACGTTGCACACAATGAGCACTTTCAATTGCCGATTGCGGCCTGTAAAGGGTGGTCATCGACCCCACTTTGCCGTATGTTCGAGCTTCTGTCTTTGATATTAAGCCACATGCCCCACACAGCCCCCCTCACCGCGCCCTACGCCGAACTGACCCCCGATTTGATATTAAGCGCAATTGAACAATTAGGCCTGCGCACTTCGGGCCATTTGTTGGCGCTCAATAGCTATGAAAATCGCGTCTATCAAATCGGCCTGGAAGAAGACAATCCTTGGGGACGTTTTATTATCGCTAAGTTTTACCGCCCTGCGCGCTGGAGTAATGCGCAAATTTTGGAAGAACACGCTTTTTGCGAAGAATTGGCAGGGTATGAGATTCCAGTCGTTGCACCAATTAGCCTTGATGGAAATACCCTGCATAGCGAACAAGGTTTTCGCTTTGCGATTTTCCCACGTCGCGGCGGCCGCCCACCTGAGCTGGATCAGCGCGATACCCGTGAATGGTTGGGGCGCTTTCTGGGGCGCATTCATGCCGTTGGGCAAACGCATCATTTCACAGAGCGCCCGACCCTGAATCTGCAAAGTTTTGGTCGTGACTCAGTCGAGTATCTGCTTGCCAGCGAGTTAATTCCAGCCGATTTACGCGCCGCCTACGTGGCCATCACCAAACAAGCACTCGAAGGTATCGCAGCTTGCTTTGATCGCGCGGGCGATGTGGAGCAAATTCGCCTACACGGCGATTGCCATGCCAGCAATGTCCTGTGGACTGACGCTGGGCCGCATTTCGTCGATTTTGACGATGCGCGCAATGGGCCTGCGATTCAAGATTTATGGATGCTGCTGTCGGGCGAGCGCCAGGAACAACAGGCGCAGCTCAATGACATTCTGGCCGGTTATGAAGACTTTATGGATTTTGACCCCATGCAGCTGCAATTGCTGGAAGCATTGCGCACGCTGCGTCTGCTGCACTACAGCGCCTGGCTGGCGCGCCGCTGGCACGATCCAGCCTTTCCTGCTGCCTTTCCTTGGTTTAATTCCCCCATCTATTGGCAAGACCGGATATTGGAGCTGCGCGAG includes:
- a CDS encoding ComEA family DNA-binding protein, which produces MLKKLLLAVVTSVALMGSAWAAVDLNTANQQQLESLKGIGPEKAKDIIEYRNKNGAFKTPEDIMKVPGIKEGTYAKIKGEISVGGKVAAPAAAAKATAKPEAAKATTAAPKATAAPKASAPAKK
- the hpnC gene encoding squalene synthase HpnC; amino-acid sequence: MFTPDQTVQHYENFPVGSFLLPKAFRKPIAVVYHVARYADDLADEGDALAQDRIAALNECSAELQRIELGQTPLTARFQALSAVVAQYQIPLQLFEDLFSAFRQDVVKTRYQNFGEVIDYCRRSANPVGRILLHIFGFTDAKMLAQSDGICTALQLINFWQDVAIDLKKDRIYLPQDELAKFGLTEAMLFAGQTSPAFARLLAYQCDRSRKMLRAGSPLGVALPGRIGLEIRTIVLSADRIISKLKAVNYDVYTARPTLGSLDWPIILYQAIKAGFVKPSAPPTCH
- a CDS encoding asparaginase, whose translation is MKRIFCLYTGGTIGCVDSPNGLIPQHGILPKLISDLACSHIPSIEVTLHEYAQALDSAAMTPTHWRHIACDIAERVKHYDGFVVLHGTDTMAWTGAALHWQLENIHKPVILTGAQRPWIHAGSDAPANMQLALETAASDITGVHVAFGGLVLPAHCVKKLDADHDTAYGAPNAAHTNAMPTDQFALRAINPALNILALKLYPGCENAIASMIQTQTWDGMVIESYGSGNLPSHDGLTQALNEQAQRGAIIINCTQCIAGEVRQGLYATGDVFNTLGAWPAGRRTVEAARTWLYTHLGRSDKEVLRQAWQSVASL
- a CDS encoding dihydroneopterin aldolase, with protein sequence MDIIYLQQVRAETVIGWYDWERTQSQAVELDLEIGLPSARACVSDDLVDTIDYDKVVTHLRAVMAEKHFLLLEALAEHIAHILLHDFGAPWIKVSVTKLNILKDVARVGVTIERGHRTS
- a CDS encoding BolA family protein; translation: MSIAEEIRARLSALNAESIELFDDSASHAGHAGAAGGGGHFELTVVSNEFVGKKSLERHRMVYQPLADLIPHRIHALSIRALTPDEF
- a CDS encoding Tim44 domain-containing protein — its product is MARFSQTLMVVLMSTTLFASHIAEAKRIGGGRSTGMQRQAAPAPQRQAQPQQPAPMQPVPAQQKRSGMGMMGGVLGGLAAGGLLGYMLGNNASGSAQGDGGIPWGTLLLLGALTAGGVMLLRRRNTKPVAQSHAYAGVPAMNPAQAAPASQPHAFQSAPQGQDLSGGFRIGQGAGGTYSAPATPITRLPDGTDAAAFLRQARASFLHMQALNSPDQVEEMRRYMTPELFAQLKDEIGGNQDLAEFPELNLQVIEAVDEGGRMVASVEFAGRVSESLNSPAVPFKEIWHFVRPMQGDPRWLLAGIQQI
- a CDS encoding YciI family protein is translated as MPLYAIIGTDKADSLADRLAVRPAHLARMEILKNEGRLILAGPFPAIDHVDPGPAGFSGSLIVAEFASLSEAQSWASEDPYTTNGIFTEVVVKPFRHVLP
- a CDS encoding septation protein A — protein: MKFLFDLFPILLFFGAYSYTDDIFFATGVTIAATIAQVAYCWIRHRHVDKMLWISLVLITVMGGLTIIFHNKQFIMWKPTVLYWLFSVVLLGAWHLKQNNLIEKLMGGSMELPRPIWTNVMYAWVLFFLIMGALNIYVFHTFSEALWVKFKVFGTLVLTLVFVVAQSVYLSKHIVPEQDEKPTDSE
- a CDS encoding thermonuclease family protein; translation: MKITQSQQRAFIRLFTASNWKQRLSALIIVALAIWSWTNQTPSAPGAITANSTVTGEVVSVADGDTITLLDQDKKQYKLRLAYIDAPEKAMPFGQAAKQQLSELVYRQEVTAHIDEVDRYGRGVARIEKDQRDINLAQLSAGYAWHYTQYARKSQSGADFAAYEAAQAAAQQQQKGLWADANPTPPWDWRKSNR
- the smpB gene encoding SsrA-binding protein SmpB yields the protein MVIADNRKAFHEYFIEERLEAGIVLEGWEVKSIRAGRVQLKESYVIYKNGDFWLFGCHISPLINASSHVLPDVVRTRKLLLKQREIEKLAIKVDRAGYTIVPVNMHFTRGYIKLEIGVAKGKKQHDKRQTEKDREWQRDKARIVRDHTKQSS
- the plsY gene encoding glycerol-3-phosphate 1-O-acyltransferase PlsY, which gives rise to MNLTLVIFIIAAYLIGSLSFAVIVSRVMGLADPRSYGSNNPGATNVLRSGNKKAAALTLLGDALKGWVAVFIAQQLAPTFGLGATPVFEQTIAAVALAVTIGHMWPIFFSFKGGKGVATAAGILLALNGWLGLATLGIWLFVAKGLKISSLSAIAAAIAAPFLCWWLLPVPVYIAAVIAISALLIVRHKQNIIGLLSGKEGKIGEKA
- a CDS encoding peptidylprolyl isomerase, with amino-acid sequence MFKANRLALAVAAVSLSAGVFAAPAGTLATVNGVAIPAARADLFVKDLAQRGQKDTPELRAKVKDELIKNEVVYQEALKKGVEKNPDLIAQMEMMKQRLVIGAFVSQYVKANPITDAEVRKEYDKIKVNFGGKEYKARHILVATEPEANAILADLKKGKKFEDLAKDKSMDKGSGSNGGDLGWANPNNFVKEFSEAMTKMPKGKISEKAVKTQFGFHIIKVDDVRDAKGPSYEEVKPQLEQQMQAQRIQKMVEDLVAKAKIAE